The following proteins are co-located in the Castanea sativa cultivar Marrone di Chiusa Pesio chromosome 8, ASM4071231v1 genome:
- the LOC142607897 gene encoding transcription factor bHLH130-like isoform X1, translating to MESDLQQHHHQNQMNSGLTRYRSAPSSYFANIIDREFCEEFFNRPPSPETERIFARFIAGNGGVGGNGGTEVTNTSEVVATEASNQQTQFMASMNNEAAGVLQQQQQQSNYGSASQNFYQGPPRPPLPNSSVEGSYSMGLDRLPQMKNGGGGGGGGGNNSSLIRHSSSPAGLFANINVGEGYGAMRGVGNFGAGNSTSEEASFSSASRLKNYSSGPPSSSGLMSPIDEIEDKNVVVVNNPESGGFGEGRSSNYVTGFPLGSWDDSAMISDNITGLKRLRDDDDVKSFSNINVSETQNVEAGNRPPPLAHHLSLPKTSSEMAAIEKFLQFQDSVPCKIRAKRGCATHPRSIAERVRRTRISERMRKLQDLVPNMDKQTNTADMLDLAVEYIKGLQQEVETLTDKRAKCTCSHKQQQ from the exons ATGGAGTCAGATCTTCAACAACATCACCACCAAAACCAGATGAACTCTGGCTTGACTAGGTACAGGTCTGCACCAAGTTCATATTTTGCAAACATCATTGACAGAGAATTCTGTGAGGAATTTTTCAACAGGCCTCCAAGCCCCGAAACAGAGCGAATATTTGCTCGGTTTATCGCTGGTAATGGTGGTGTTGGTGGTAACGGAGGCACAGAAGTTACTAATACATCAGAAGTGGTGGCCACAGAAGCTAGTAACCAGCAAACACAGTTTATGGCTTCAATGAATAATGAAGCAGCAGGGGTTcttcagcagcagcagcagcaaagCAATTATGGTTCTGCTTCTCAGAATTTTTACCAAGGTCCACCACGGCCACCTTTGCCGAATTCGAGTGTGGAAGGGTCTTATTCAATGGGGTTGGATCGATTGCCTCAGATGAAGaacggtggaggtggaggtggtggtggtggtaatAATTCAAGTCTTATTCGACATAGCAGCTCGCCAGCCGGATTATTCGCCAACATCAATGTTGGAGAGG GCTATGGTGCAATGAGAGGCGTGGGAAATTTCGGAGCTGGTAATAGCACTAGTGAAGAAGCATCTTTTTCTTCTGCAAGCAGGTTAAAGAATTACTCATCAGGTCCGCCTTCTTCATCGGGACTAATGAGTCCAATTGATGAAATTGAGGACAAAAACGTGGTAGTAGTAAACAATCCAGAGAGTGGAGGTTTTGGTGAGGGCCGAAGTAGCAATTATGTGACAGGCTTCCCCCTTGGTTCTTGGGATGACTCTGCTATGATTTCGGACAATATCACTGGTCTAAAAAGACTtagagatgatgatgatgtaaaGTCATTTTCCAATATAAACGTGTCTGAAACTCAG AATGTGGAGGCTGGAAATCGCCCTCCCCCTTTGGCTCATCACTTGAGCTTGCCTAAAACTTCATCAGAGATGGCTGCCATTGAAAAGTTTTTGCAGTTCCAAGACTCAGTGCCTTGTAAGATTCGAGCTAAGCGCGGCTGTGCTACTCACCCACGAAGCATTGCTGAGAGG GTAAGAAGAACTCGAATTAGTGAAAGGATGAGGAAGCTACAAGATCTTGTTCCTAACATGGACAAG CAAACAAACACTGCAGACATGTTAGATTTAGCTGTTGAGTATATTAAAGGTCTTCAGCAAGAAGTCGAG acACTTACTGATAAGCGTGCAAAGTGTACTTGCTCACACAAGCAGCAGCAATAA
- the LOC142607897 gene encoding transcription factor bHLH130-like isoform X2, which yields MESDLQQHHHQNQMNSGLTRYRSAPSSYFANIIDREFCEEFFNRPPSPETERIFARFIAGNGGVGGNGGTEVTNTSEVVATEASNQQTQFMASMNNEAAGVLQQQQQQSNYGSASQNFYQGPPRPPLPNSSVEGSYSMGLDRLPQMKNGGGGGGGGGNNSSLIRHSSSPAGLFANINVGEGYGAMRGVGNFGAGNSTSEEASFSSASRLKNYSSGPPSSSGLMSPIDEIEDKNVVVVNNPESGGFGEGRSSNYVTGFPLGSWDDSAMISDNITGLKRLRDDDDNVEAGNRPPPLAHHLSLPKTSSEMAAIEKFLQFQDSVPCKIRAKRGCATHPRSIAERVRRTRISERMRKLQDLVPNMDKQTNTADMLDLAVEYIKGLQQEVETLTDKRAKCTCSHKQQQ from the exons ATGGAGTCAGATCTTCAACAACATCACCACCAAAACCAGATGAACTCTGGCTTGACTAGGTACAGGTCTGCACCAAGTTCATATTTTGCAAACATCATTGACAGAGAATTCTGTGAGGAATTTTTCAACAGGCCTCCAAGCCCCGAAACAGAGCGAATATTTGCTCGGTTTATCGCTGGTAATGGTGGTGTTGGTGGTAACGGAGGCACAGAAGTTACTAATACATCAGAAGTGGTGGCCACAGAAGCTAGTAACCAGCAAACACAGTTTATGGCTTCAATGAATAATGAAGCAGCAGGGGTTcttcagcagcagcagcagcaaagCAATTATGGTTCTGCTTCTCAGAATTTTTACCAAGGTCCACCACGGCCACCTTTGCCGAATTCGAGTGTGGAAGGGTCTTATTCAATGGGGTTGGATCGATTGCCTCAGATGAAGaacggtggaggtggaggtggtggtggtggtaatAATTCAAGTCTTATTCGACATAGCAGCTCGCCAGCCGGATTATTCGCCAACATCAATGTTGGAGAGG GCTATGGTGCAATGAGAGGCGTGGGAAATTTCGGAGCTGGTAATAGCACTAGTGAAGAAGCATCTTTTTCTTCTGCAAGCAGGTTAAAGAATTACTCATCAGGTCCGCCTTCTTCATCGGGACTAATGAGTCCAATTGATGAAATTGAGGACAAAAACGTGGTAGTAGTAAACAATCCAGAGAGTGGAGGTTTTGGTGAGGGCCGAAGTAGCAATTATGTGACAGGCTTCCCCCTTGGTTCTTGGGATGACTCTGCTATGATTTCGGACAATATCACTGGTCTAAAAAGACTtagagatgatgatgat AATGTGGAGGCTGGAAATCGCCCTCCCCCTTTGGCTCATCACTTGAGCTTGCCTAAAACTTCATCAGAGATGGCTGCCATTGAAAAGTTTTTGCAGTTCCAAGACTCAGTGCCTTGTAAGATTCGAGCTAAGCGCGGCTGTGCTACTCACCCACGAAGCATTGCTGAGAGG GTAAGAAGAACTCGAATTAGTGAAAGGATGAGGAAGCTACAAGATCTTGTTCCTAACATGGACAAG CAAACAAACACTGCAGACATGTTAGATTTAGCTGTTGAGTATATTAAAGGTCTTCAGCAAGAAGTCGAG acACTTACTGATAAGCGTGCAAAGTGTACTTGCTCACACAAGCAGCAGCAATAA